The segment AGTAATGCTGAGAAATAGTTCTGGGAGTCCAGGTTtgcatccagctgctgcagtgggaactCCAGGATCACTTTACTGAGCACCTGCATCATCTCCTTCAGGCTAATGTTATATGCATACCTACagtgaaaaaggcaaaaaaccctcaacatTTCACACTGTCTGATCTCTGCAGACTGTGCCTATTCACGGAGATAGAgtagaaaatctgattttcataTTCCCAAcctatttcttatttatttcgTTTTCCAGATATTCAGATAATAAAATCATTTGCATTGCATCAGACCCTGCATAAGGCTGTAAGTcctgaaaatctgttttcacaATTGGAACAAGCtactgcagggacagcaccctCACATTTACCAgagtgctgcaggaatgctCTTGCACAAAAGAAGGCACACAGGTTTGGATTTGAGAAACACTAGATAAAAGGCACTCTGATTATGTGTTCTAGACTTGCTGCTGTAAAAATACTGTGCACAAGTcacaccacagcacagccccagctgcaggcagctggctgAATGCTGCAATGCCCAGAGCAACAGACCCTGCATGAACTTCTAGACAGTCGTGCCAAGAACTGGCCTTTTCTCTTCAGTCCACAGTTATTTAGCAGCAATTCAATCTCTTGTTACAGAGAGGGGGCAGGAAAAGCCTAACCACCAAGGATGCTAGAGGTGCAGCTGGTGCTCTCCATCAACTCCTGCTGTCATTCAGTCATGATGTCTAAGCTGCATTTTTCCTGCTCCATACTGACAAAATGTCTAACAATGGGCATTCACGTGGTTTCTCCTCTTTTGACATGCCTGCTCTCAATCCCAGCTGTTCAGCATAAGGGACAATATCCCTAAGGACATCCCCAACTCACTTGAGGGAGTTGATTTCCAGGACCAGGTTATcacaggaaatgttttcttcttcacctcTTTGTAACGTACCCAGAACCTCATTCTGGAAAACTAATGAAAGAAAGGACAGGCAGTTAGATACGAGGGAAAAGCACAGATTCTCCAAACTGCTCATTACTGAAGGAATGATGCCCTTCACAAAAAAAGCATTCTGACACAGATGTTTATTTGTTCTCTGTACGCTGACACAAACCCACAGCAACTATAATTATAAATAGTGGGATATAATTCAAACAAAGGAAACCACCTACTACATGTCATTGATCTATCCACAGAAACAAGTACAAAGCTATTTACCTCTGCAGCCTTCTAGAGCAGAGTTTCTGTTATACTTTCACAATCTAGCCTTTCCTACTCAGACAAACCTCATCTTCCCATAACTGAAAGTATTAATTCAAATCTAAAATTTATtggtttcatttcctttgaggCTATAATCCAATATGAgaaagtttttgggtttttccaaTTTGGCCTGAACCTCTTTCAAATCCAGGTAAGCttaacacaacaaaacaaaaaaccaaaacatctcTGCCAAAAGAGGAAACTCCTACAAGAACATTTATTTCTCCAGAAAGATTACAGCACTAAGATGTCCATACAGAGAAACTCTAGTGGACCATCCCATAGTCTCTAAAATTAGGCAATGATACTGCCATTTAAACAGACAACTCAGGGAGGTCTCTTTTATGAAGGTCCAGTAATGAGGAATGAGAAAGATGGAGACTCTTTGCTAGCTTCTCATCCTTGACTGCCTTGGGTTAACCCAGCAGTGATACAGGGAATATTAAAGAACTCTGTAGAAAATGCAGGAAGTGAGATCAGGAAACATATCACAGAGGTGCACAAATTTTCCAATACATCCAGAGAATGCAGCACAAACCTCACACACTGCAGTATCTACAGAATCACTGTTCTTCAGAGCCCATCTCACCTTTGATGTCATCCAGCTGAGGGGAAGCTGCCCGACTGTCTGGCTCCTCGGAGCCCATGCTCAGGTCACTGTCAGATTCACTCTCTTCCTCTGAATGCATAGCTGGGCCTGAGGAAGGACAAGATGCAGCATTCAGCACTCAAAAGCTGCAACGATCATATGCCATGAGGAACCAGGTGTACCAGGGACTTCCCAACCAAGTCAGCAACTATCTGTCCTTGAAAGGAAGCTTCTATTTACAGGTCCAGATGATTAGATTTGCTGCAGAGGGAACACTAGAGCTGGCACGAGGATAATGGGATTTTTTGGAAGTCTGCAGGCAGACAGCAAAGGACACGGATAGAAGTAACTGCATTTTGTGCAAACTGCTGAGTCACAATGGAGCAATGTCAGCAGACACTGCCACTGGCAGGAAGaaagccagcagcacctggaataGCCAAAGCATATTCCCATCTGAGGGAGGGCCTGGTGTCCCAtagtgcagcattcccagcacagaTAGCTCTGTGTGTTAGTGTGAAGCAATTATCTAACAAACACCTTCCACAGAGCACAGGTACAGAGAATCTGGTCCATGACCTGCTTTTAACTCTCACATTCCCTCCACACATAGCTGTTATCTGGAGCCAGTCTGCTTCACCTGCTTCCCAGGTCTTCCTCTGGATACAATCACCAGCATGCCACTTGCCTCGTGTCCCAAACACACACCTGTCTGCTCAGCCCAAGGTGACCACACTAAACTTTTCCTCACCCCATAGGCTTTGCCTCTGCtcttcttcatcatcttcattCTTGTCATCTGCTTTCCAGAGATAGCCTCTGCCCTCTGAGCCTACATCCTTTTTATTGTAACCTGAAAAAGAACCAGCAATCAGAGTTGTAGCAGATCTGCTTACAGGCAAACCTGAAATAGACCGTATAACCTGCATGTTACTGCTCCTAAAGAGACTTCATgaagagggagctgggattcctGCAGATGCACATGgatttcagctttcattttctcacATGCCTTGACAAGTGACTTACTCCTTCTTAGAGGAGAAACATTTGGCAGACCATGTTTAGATCCCTTGACAAACCCACGCTGTAGCATCAGTACTTTACAAGGACAAAGCCCTTAGACTCAGCTAAATATCCTTGATTGCCCTGATGAAAACCCATAGGTTCCAGGTTGAATGCAGCTCTAAGCTCCACCCTGGCACTGTAGTGTCTGGAAAGGTGCTGGTAAAGACCCCAAAAGATCATGAAGCACTGGTAAAGACTGCAAAAGATCATGGAAGAAAAAACCTTCTGCATATCTTTAGTGCATGGAGACAGAGACTCTCATACCTTTCAGTTTCACTTTGCTCTCCTTGTTCACACCAGAATCATCACTGAACTGGTCATcgtcctcttcctcctcatctgGGGGGTGCAGAGAGATCACTGTGCCCTCAGAGAGAGTGATGCCAGGACCTACTACTACCTGAAAATATATGAAACACATCTTAATGAAAAACACTCTgactgccccagcagctgcagacaaaCTGTCACTAAGTGTAACTGAAGACACCAGCACTGCAACTTTCCACACTATACTGCCCCAGCCaagcaaagggaagaaaagggtgGGAGCAGTAGCACAGTCTCCACCTCTGCAAAAAGGCTTGGGGAAGTCCTGTGTTCTGGAATAGTACAGGAGAGGCAGAAAGCAGAACAGACAAAAATCAGCTCACCTGAGAAGAGAGGACACAGCGGGGCTTTAGCTTTACTTTCTCCTTCACTTCAGCCTCATCACAGATAACAGAATGGTGGATCTCCACGTTATCTGCTATGTGCACTCGGTCCCACAGAACAGCTCCATCCAAAGTGACTTCATCACCTGTTATACACCACCAAGTACAAATATGTTGAGGAAGGCTGTCTGGTGCTCTCTGACACTGCTGAGTCTTACTGGCTTACTTAAGTCTTACATCTTACTGACTCCCAATCCCCTTGATGCATGATGGATGTTAGACGACAGGGGAAGAAACAGCTCATGAAAATGGGGACAGATGTCCCTCATTGGCAGGATGGTGGTGTTTGATAACTGTAGATCAGTAAAGGTCATGcattctctgctgctgaaaaaactCATTTGCATGAAGTACTTTCCAGCTTCATTATGGTACCCTGGAAACTTTAATCtattttctctgctggaaaaccaagcttttctcccttctccccattAGCAATTAATCAGTGCCCACCTATCATCCGCTATCAGtgcaaagcttttaaaactgaattccAGCAAATGTGTGCCCTGGCCTGGCACATTCCCCACTCCTGCACTCACCTATCCTACAGTTCTGCCCAATAACACTGTTGGTGATGGAGCAGTTGCTGCCAATGACCGTTCCCTGCCCGATGAGCACGTTCTCTTCCAGCACGCTGCCGTGGCCGAGGCTCACATCCACCCCTCGGTAAATGTTGTGTTTAGAGTGGGTGTAATTCTGGTTCTTGTCATCAGTGAAGTTCATCTCTGGAGTGAGAGGATAAACCCAGCGCCGGATGATGTCAGAGCACACAGCTTCGTACATCAGCAGGTTGCATATATGAGCACCATAGTCTTCTGTTGTTACATGCATATGGATCTGGTTCCCCAGGACCTGGCAGACAGGCAGAAGCACATCAGAGGGTTCTCTAAGGAAAAGTAACAGGATCTCCCTTGTAACAACCCTCTCCCCTTACCTCCTCATTCACCAAGAGGCCACGCACAAAGTCATCCCGTGTCTGGTAGTCAAAGTTGTCTGTGAACAGTTCAGCCACCTGCCAGGAATAAAGTACATGGAAATACTATAGGTAGAGCCAAGTTATACAATATAGGAAAGTGATGGTCCTGCCTTGAACaaagctctgactccttctgcTAAGAATATTGACACTCCCGTCTCCTCACCCTACTATTCCTCCAGAACCCATGAACAGATTCTGATTTTCAAAAGGGGCAAGACATTGCTTTAGCATTTCCAAGCAATTTTCCCAGCCTTACTTTGTAGTTTCACTTCCAAAGGAAGGCTGCAGACAAACTTTATCAGATCTGGAAGATATGTTAGAAAGCCTTAGCTGGAATAACCCTGAATGTTACCCTAACATGGTACCAGGTTAAAAGTACTGACACTtctccacagcacaggcaccacCTCTGCTCCACAGATGGTATTATATCCAAAGGGAAATAACTTATTTCCTGAAACAGTTTCATTCTGTACCAAATCAGCCAGTCTCTGGATGCATTCACCATGCAGTTCTGCCTGGGCTTGAGCAGTGGATGCCAGAAACAGACTGAGCCCCCATGTGTtccacacagcagcaccacatGATCACCCAGGTCCTCAGCTCAGCCTGTTCTGTTTCCCAGACCTGGTACTCAGGCCACACACGCCCTGCACACCAGCACTACCAAGGGAGCAGTGCAGACTGAATTTTGGACCTTTGGAAGGGCAGAGCTCACCTGTGGAGAGCAGATGCTGATATGACAATCCAGCAAGTCATGGCGCACCTCGACGTTTTCAATAGAGTTCTGGAACAGactctgaaagaagaaaaaattcaggTGACCTGAGTGCCTCATGCAGTATCGAACCCCAAAAGCCTTCTATAAGCCAGGGGCAGTACTGACTGAATTATTAAACTACCTGAAGCTCTGAGGATCAGAGAAATCTACAGTCTACACTAGACCCAATCTAGCAGGCACAGACTGGCCATACACAGAGCTGAGTGTCAGCCAGCAGAGACTGCCCCTGCCTCTACACAGTGCAGGTCTCCCAGAAACACCTTATACTTCCAACAATCACTTTTCCTCCAGGAGGCTCCTTACCTCAGACTCTGGGAACTACAACTGTACAAAAAACCCACTGATAAAtccaaatacaatttttacAGCTGGGGGTCAGTTTTGCAttgctgcattttgtttcttttagtttttccttttttgtttcctatGGTGGTTTGTACTTCCATTTGAAGACATGAAATAACCTCCTGATTACCGATTTGGGGATGAAAATATACAATCACAGCCTTAGTTATGAGTTGAAGAAAGAAACTGGTCCATCTATCTCATGGAGAAAGGGTCTTCACAGACATTTAGAGAGCATTTACTACGTTATTAGGTGAACAAACAGGTAAAAGGACTTGTAATTCCACCCCATGTCAGGTTCAACAACACTTCAAAAAGGAAAGGGTTGTTAAACACTGGAATGGACTGCCCAAGGAAGTGCTGGTGTCCCACCCTTAGAGGTGTTTGAGAAATGACTGGATGTGCCATGGTCTAGTTAATAAAGTGGTGATCAAAGGTTGGATTTGGATctcagagctcttttccaacctaaatgatttgGTAAAAATGGTCTATGTATGGTAGTGGTATATGCAACCCAAATTGGGAGCCCCTGTGATATCACAAATAATATCCCTCCCTTGTTTTACATcatggaaaggaaataaaggtcAAAACCTGAACTCTGAGAAATCATCTGCCTCATGCTCAAACCGGAATGAGGCACAAACATGTGTGTCCCAGCATGATTTCACCAAGCCTCAAATAAAGATCAAGGGGGGGAAAAGCCATTTACCCCAAGTTACTTCCTATCATCTGCTCCTCCAAGAGGAGCAGCTAGGACAGGTCCCCAGCCCTCATTCAAGGAGGATCTCCTTGTGTGGGCTGCCTCACTACCACAGCCCTTTTCCACCTGCCAGGCTCCAGACGCACCATAGGAAAGCGGAATCGTTTCAGCCCCTGCGTTCTCTGGTAGTGAAGGACACGGTTTGTGGCACTGTCCATAGCAATAACAATGTCATCCTCCTTGCACCTGGCATGGTGGCCAGGCGAGGACTCCTTGAATATCATCGTCATCACGGACACATTCTTTTGCATCTTACGACGCAACCTGAAAAAGGAGGGCAGAACTATGAGAACACTCCTTAGAGAGCTACAGACCGCAGTCTCAGCACACCAGGCAAGCATTCACTCTTCCAGCACCTACTTGTGTTCTTCCAGGGCTTTGGATATATTGAAGTTGGACACCACGTCGCCAGTGACCAGGATGAAGTCAGAACGAACAAGGGACTTGGCATCCACGTCGCGCAGCACGTCCCCAAGGGAG is part of the Serinus canaria isolate serCan28SL12 chromosome 9, serCan2020, whole genome shotgun sequence genome and harbors:
- the EIF2B5 gene encoding translation initiation factor eIF-2B subunit epsilon — encoded protein: MAARGTARRGAGGGSARGPDPQEEPPPPLQAVLVADSFNRRFFPISKDRPRALLPMANVAMIDYTLEFLTATGVEETFVFCCWKSAEIKEHLQKSKWCRHTSPNTVRFVTSDLYRSLGDVLRDVDAKSLVRSDFILVTGDVVSNFNISKALEEHKLRRKMQKNVSVMTMIFKESSPGHHARCKEDDIVIAMDSATNRVLHYQRTQGLKRFRFPMSLFQNSIENVEVRHDLLDCHISICSPQVAELFTDNFDYQTRDDFVRGLLVNEEVLGNQIHMHVTTEDYGAHICNLLMYEAVCSDIIRRWVYPLTPEMNFTDDKNQNYTHSKHNIYRGVDVSLGHGSVLEENVLIGQGTVIGSNCSITNSVIGQNCRIGDEVTLDGAVLWDRVHIADNVEIHHSVICDEAEVKEKVKLKPRCVLSSQVVVGPGITLSEGTVISLHPPDEEEEDDDQFSDDSGVNKESKVKLKGYNKKDVGSEGRGYLWKADDKNEDDEEEQRQSLWGPAMHSEEESESDSDLSMGSEEPDSRAASPQLDDIKVFQNEVLGTLQRGEEENISCDNLVLEINSLKYAYNISLKEMMQVLSKVILEFPLQQLDANLDSQNYFSALLPLLKNWTPLFKNYIKRASDHLNALCAIEEFFLEHDSLCTSIAKVLMTFYQLEILEEDVILNWFSLRDTSDKGKQLRKNQRLQKFIQWLEEAEEESSDGDQD